Proteins from a single region of Pseudomonas sp. 10S4:
- a CDS encoding efflux RND transporter periplasmic adaptor subunit, with product MNVLHPRRRVALWGLVIVSLGAALGGFQWIKRAQAAPAKSEAAAVPVQMTQVSRQDLPVWISAIGNVQALNSVNVRVRVDGELQKILFNEGQTVTAGSLLAVIDPRVYQAQVAQAQALVAKDQAQLANLRVSLDRASKLAAAKAGPTQDVDTFRANLAAQQATVQADQAALDTARLQLEFTQVKAPLTGRTGQRLLDVGSIAHGAEATGLVTITQMNPISVAFAVSQDDLAEILEENAKGALQVVAMTRDGHQEIAHGQLSFIDSQVAAASGQIQLKAQFDNAAGQLWPGELVSARLLVQTRRDVTVVPADAVQFGRQGNFVYVVDADQRVQPRLVDAATVVEGKQWIRQGLAAGETVVVQGQSRVAPGLKVTPVTPDNSAALVEASQ from the coding sequence ATGAATGTTCTACACCCACGTCGTCGCGTTGCTCTCTGGGGCCTGGTGATTGTGTCGCTCGGCGCAGCCCTCGGCGGTTTTCAATGGATCAAGCGGGCCCAGGCAGCGCCGGCGAAGTCTGAAGCAGCGGCGGTGCCGGTGCAGATGACCCAAGTCAGTCGTCAGGACTTGCCGGTCTGGATCAGTGCCATCGGCAATGTGCAGGCCCTCAACAGTGTGAATGTGCGGGTGAGGGTGGACGGCGAGCTGCAAAAAATCCTGTTCAATGAGGGACAAACCGTCACCGCCGGCAGCCTGTTGGCGGTGATCGACCCGAGGGTTTATCAGGCCCAGGTTGCTCAAGCCCAAGCCTTGGTCGCCAAGGATCAGGCGCAGTTGGCCAATCTGAGGGTCAGCCTGGACCGAGCCAGCAAACTGGCCGCTGCCAAGGCCGGCCCGACCCAGGACGTTGACACTTTCCGCGCTAATCTGGCGGCCCAGCAAGCTACCGTGCAGGCGGATCAAGCAGCACTGGATACCGCGCGCCTGCAATTGGAATTCACCCAGGTCAAGGCGCCGTTGACCGGCCGCACCGGCCAGCGCCTGCTCGACGTCGGTTCCATTGCCCATGGTGCTGAGGCTACGGGGCTGGTGACGATTACCCAGATGAATCCGATCTCCGTGGCTTTCGCGGTGTCCCAGGATGATCTGGCAGAAATCCTCGAAGAAAACGCCAAAGGCGCGTTACAGGTTGTCGCGATGACGCGCGACGGTCACCAGGAAATCGCCCATGGCCAACTGAGTTTCATCGACAGCCAGGTGGCCGCTGCCAGTGGGCAGATCCAGCTCAAGGCCCAATTCGACAATGCCGCCGGTCAACTGTGGCCGGGGGAATTGGTGAGCGCACGGTTGCTGGTCCAGACCCGCCGTGACGTCACCGTGGTGCCGGCCGATGCGGTGCAATTCGGGCGTCAGGGCAACTTTGTCTATGTGGTCGATGCTGATCAGCGGGTGCAGCCGCGCCTGGTCGATGCCGCGACGGTGGTTGAAGGCAAACAGTGGATTCGCCAAGGCCTGGCGGCCGGCGAAACCGTTGTGGTGCAGGGGCAATCCCGCGTCGCGCCTGGGCTGAAAGTCACGCCGGTCACGCCTGACAATTCGGCGGCACTGGTGGAGGCTTCACAATGA
- a CDS encoding sensor histidine kinase: MYSVHLSEIPRTISFRTGLLFLGLFGCSFLALFGYIYWQTAFYLKTEADTALYRQVENRSLQSPELQLAEIRKHAVQDVEGRLPHSLFDEQGKFIAGAIHRLPPFAEYDKPQEFRWLKDNGHHRPVRFMVHRLPDGKTLLVAQDMHDIREFDELLINALYSGGVLLLVVGLFGAVLLGYSAHRRLDKLSRSIKGIIEGDLTGRLPILGNNDDIDRLAGVVNGMLDELERLMSEVKGVCDDIAHDLRTPLTRLIAGLERAQRRGLDEAQYATSIDAALTEAKGLLLTFKALLRISEIENSARRSHFAPLDLNVIAADAAELYEPLAEERGISLTFNSSQMPAVIAGDAQLLFDAVCNLLDNAIKFSPDHSDIHLTVIADQIAVGIRVTDNGPGIAPAEREAVLRRLYRAESSRHTPGNGLGLSMVSAVARLHDMELAVSDAAPGCRVDLLGRPSTETT; the protein is encoded by the coding sequence ATGTACTCCGTTCACCTGAGTGAAATACCGCGCACCATCAGTTTTCGCACCGGCCTGCTGTTTCTTGGGCTATTCGGTTGCTCGTTCCTGGCGCTGTTCGGCTACATCTATTGGCAAACGGCGTTCTACCTGAAAACCGAAGCCGATACGGCGCTCTATCGGCAAGTCGAAAACCGCAGCCTGCAATCACCGGAGTTGCAGTTGGCCGAGATTCGCAAGCATGCCGTGCAGGATGTCGAAGGCCGACTGCCTCATAGCCTGTTCGACGAACAAGGCAAGTTTATCGCCGGAGCGATTCATCGCCTGCCGCCGTTCGCCGAATACGACAAACCGCAGGAGTTTCGCTGGCTCAAGGATAATGGCCACCATCGTCCGGTACGGTTCATGGTGCATCGCCTGCCCGACGGCAAGACGTTGCTGGTCGCCCAGGATATGCACGATATTCGCGAGTTCGATGAACTGCTGATCAATGCTTTGTATTCCGGCGGTGTTCTGTTGCTGGTAGTCGGTCTGTTCGGTGCGGTGCTGCTGGGTTACTCGGCCCACCGGCGCCTGGATAAACTGAGTCGTTCAATCAAAGGCATCATCGAGGGTGACTTGACCGGTCGGCTGCCGATCCTTGGTAACAACGACGATATCGACCGTCTGGCTGGCGTGGTCAACGGCATGCTGGATGAGCTGGAACGGTTGATGAGCGAAGTCAAAGGTGTCTGCGATGACATCGCCCATGACCTGCGCACTCCGCTGACCCGGCTGATCGCAGGCCTTGAGCGCGCCCAGCGGCGTGGTCTGGATGAAGCCCAATATGCCACCAGCATTGACGCGGCACTCACCGAAGCCAAGGGCCTGCTGTTAACGTTCAAAGCCTTGCTGCGCATTTCGGAAATCGAAAACAGCGCGCGCCGCAGTCACTTTGCGCCGCTGGATTTGAATGTAATAGCGGCCGATGCTGCGGAGCTCTATGAACCGCTGGCCGAGGAACGCGGCATCAGCCTGACATTCAATAGCAGCCAGATGCCGGCCGTTATAGCCGGTGATGCGCAACTGTTGTTCGATGCTGTCTGCAACTTGCTGGACAACGCGATCAAGTTTTCACCGGACCATAGCGACATTCACCTGACGGTGATCGCTGACCAGATTGCTGTGGGGATTCGCGTGACGGATAACGGACCGGGTATTGCGCCGGCTGAGCGCGAAGCGGTATTGCGCAGGCTGTACCGCGCCGAATCCAGCCGGCATACGCCGGGTAACGGCCTTGGACTGAGCATGGTCTCAGCGGTGGCGCGCCTGCACGACATGGAGCTGGCCGTCAGTGATGCGGCGCCTGGCTGCCGAGTCGATTTGCTTGGCAGACCCTCCACGGAAACAACTTGA
- a CDS encoding response regulator transcription factor — MTHVLVVEDDLPTAREIEAALCDHGFTVSCVDNGREGLLKALSEPFDLIVLDRMLPGGLDGLGVLTALRAASVSTPVLILSALSALDERVRGLRAGGDDYLTKPFEFIELTARLDALCRRRAEPPATTQEPRLRVANLEIDLLRRTVRRGERVIELVPREYALLEHLMRNAGQVITRTMLFEAVWSYAYDERTNVIEVHISRLRRKVDGEGDLPMIHTIRGAGYVLRSPE, encoded by the coding sequence ATGACCCATGTTTTGGTCGTCGAAGACGACTTGCCTACTGCCCGCGAAATCGAAGCGGCCCTGTGTGATCACGGCTTCACGGTGAGCTGTGTCGACAATGGCCGCGAAGGCCTGTTGAAAGCCTTGAGTGAACCCTTCGACCTGATCGTCCTGGACCGCATGTTGCCTGGCGGCCTGGATGGTTTAGGTGTGCTCACCGCATTGCGAGCGGCCAGCGTGAGCACTCCGGTGCTGATTCTCAGCGCCTTGAGTGCGCTGGACGAGCGGGTTCGCGGCTTGCGCGCCGGGGGTGACGACTACCTGACCAAACCGTTTGAGTTCATCGAGCTGACAGCACGCCTCGATGCCTTGTGCCGGCGCCGTGCAGAGCCGCCCGCGACGACTCAGGAACCCCGACTGCGAGTCGCCAACCTGGAAATCGATTTGTTGCGGCGAACAGTACGCCGTGGTGAACGGGTCATCGAACTGGTGCCTCGCGAGTACGCCTTGCTCGAGCATCTGATGCGCAATGCCGGGCAAGTCATCACGCGTACCATGTTGTTTGAAGCGGTGTGGAGTTACGCCTACGACGAGCGCACGAATGTGATCGAGGTCCACATCAGCCGCTTGCGACGCAAGGTTGATGGCGAAGGCGATCTGCCGATGATTCACACCATTCGTGGAGCCGGCTATGTACTCCGTTCACCTGAGTGA
- a CDS encoding ArnT family glycosyltransferase has translation MKFWASDRGALWLLLGATALMLLLGLGTRELWGAETRWANIALQMLQSGDYFDPYLKGGPYYDKPLPSYWLITATAWLTGGLGHWSLRLSSVISAWLSVWLVYLIGEQLFRKGTGLIAGWMLATTFYFIFWARVATADILTVCGVLAAVWWYWRGPDDTRLGRYLVFFLLLSLTSLFKGLIGFILPGLVLLPHLLQEGRWKRHLNLRLCLALVIAGVFYMTPFILSHFYGAPTYGESGLGLVLRENVVRFFQPFDNIGPIYTYLIYLPVYTLPWAPCWIIGLWVAIRHWRNVEPNTRWLIWGLGLLMLFFTASGSRRSYYVLPLVPFAQLLGAWWITKRMAERNAAGRFGSRRMKIGVGAATVLMLAVLGVLYPWTNGGGGVVQFGETVKLEASKRAPLNEWRMVMIEVDNKVPMYLQTGGAPFYYVQENQDFPRTGDSAALMAWLETTSGQHWDPQRTIIVAQYRNGGDLPLNYLSADHQVITTTPTNGERMFHGREDQSVAFIPQS, from the coding sequence ATGAAGTTTTGGGCAAGTGACAGGGGCGCGCTGTGGCTCCTGCTGGGCGCGACTGCGCTGATGTTGTTGTTGGGTTTGGGCACTCGGGAGTTGTGGGGCGCGGAAACCCGCTGGGCCAACATCGCCCTGCAGATGCTCCAGAGTGGTGACTACTTCGACCCTTATCTCAAGGGCGGGCCGTATTACGATAAACCGCTGCCGTCCTATTGGCTGATCACCGCCACGGCGTGGCTGACCGGCGGCCTGGGTCACTGGTCGCTGCGTCTGTCGTCGGTGATATCGGCGTGGCTGAGCGTCTGGCTGGTGTACCTGATCGGCGAACAATTGTTTCGCAAAGGCACCGGCCTGATCGCTGGCTGGATGCTGGCGACGACTTTCTACTTCATATTCTGGGCGAGGGTTGCCACGGCCGACATCTTGACCGTGTGCGGCGTACTCGCGGCGGTCTGGTGGTACTGGCGTGGACCGGACGACACGCGCCTGGGTCGCTACCTGGTGTTTTTCCTGCTGTTGTCGCTGACCTCGCTGTTCAAGGGTTTGATCGGCTTCATCTTGCCGGGCCTGGTGCTGTTGCCTCATCTGTTGCAGGAAGGTCGCTGGAAGCGCCACCTCAACCTGCGGCTCTGTCTGGCCCTGGTGATTGCCGGCGTGTTCTACATGACGCCATTCATCCTGTCCCACTTCTACGGCGCGCCGACCTACGGCGAAAGTGGCCTGGGCCTGGTACTGCGGGAAAACGTCGTGCGGTTTTTCCAGCCGTTCGACAACATTGGCCCGATTTACACTTATCTGATTTACCTGCCGGTCTACACCCTGCCCTGGGCGCCGTGCTGGATCATCGGATTGTGGGTCGCCATACGTCACTGGCGCAATGTCGAACCCAATACCCGCTGGCTGATCTGGGGCCTGGGTCTGCTGATGCTGTTCTTCACCGCCAGCGGAAGTCGCCGCAGTTATTACGTGTTGCCACTGGTGCCATTCGCGCAATTGCTTGGCGCCTGGTGGATTACCAAGCGAATGGCGGAACGCAACGCGGCGGGTCGGTTTGGCAGTCGCAGGATGAAGATCGGCGTTGGCGCGGCCACGGTGCTGATGCTTGCGGTGCTGGGTGTGCTCTACCCATGGACCAACGGCGGTGGCGGCGTGGTCCAGTTCGGTGAGACGGTCAAGCTCGAGGCCAGCAAGCGTGCGCCGTTGAACGAGTGGCGCATGGTTATGATCGAAGTCGATAACAAAGTACCGATGTACCTGCAAACCGGGGGCGCGCCGTTCTATTACGTGCAGGAAAACCAGGACTTCCCCCGCACCGGCGACAGCGCTGCGTTGATGGCTTGGCTTGAGACCACCAGCGGCCAGCATTGGGATCCTCAGCGCACCATCATTGTGGCGCAATACCGCAATGGCGGTGACCTACCCCTGAACTACCTGAGTGCCGACCATCAGGTCATCACCACCACGCCCACCAACGGTGAGCGAATGTTCCATGGTCGTGAAGACCAGAGTGTGGCGTTTATTCCCCAATCCTGA
- a CDS encoding efflux transporter outer membrane subunit — protein sequence MPGAESGGNFQRQNNYGTTAKRSVFAEATYEVDFWGKQRAAADSADALANASVFDAHTLRMTLGASIADSYFQVLSLEERLRLAQSIADDARQVLDLVEVQASQGAVSNLEVAQQRNAMQTFEAAMPGLRQQRDLALYQLAVLVGAPPQGFHLQGNGLDTLQVPQPSTGLPIGLLRQRPDIQAAEARLTSANFDVGVARAAFLPNLSLDLLGGIDTIAGGQIWSAIGTLSQPLFAGGQLKGQLHFDEAHVQELTANYRESIIEALQDVQTQVSAARELDKSYALNQSAVDSAREAARLAQVRYRLGSTDFQTLLIVERTQYQAEDTLLQVRLQHLQAAVGLFRALGGDFSAATIASNSPSQVAHP from the coding sequence ATACCCGGCGCTGAATCTGGGGGCAATTTCCAGCGTCAGAACAACTACGGCACCACGGCAAAACGCAGCGTCTTTGCCGAAGCCACCTACGAGGTGGATTTCTGGGGCAAACAGCGTGCGGCAGCCGATTCCGCCGACGCCCTGGCCAACGCCAGTGTGTTCGACGCCCATACATTGCGTATGACTCTGGGCGCGAGCATTGCTGACAGTTACTTCCAGGTGCTGTCGCTGGAAGAACGCCTGCGTCTGGCCCAGTCGATTGCTGACGATGCCCGGCAAGTGCTCGACCTGGTGGAAGTCCAGGCCAGCCAGGGCGCGGTGTCGAATCTCGAAGTCGCTCAGCAACGCAATGCCATGCAGACCTTTGAAGCGGCGATGCCAGGGTTGCGTCAGCAACGGGATTTGGCGCTGTACCAATTGGCGGTACTGGTCGGCGCGCCACCCCAAGGCTTTCATCTGCAAGGTAACGGGCTCGACACCTTGCAAGTGCCGCAGCCTTCGACCGGCCTGCCGATTGGCTTGTTGCGTCAGCGTCCAGACATTCAAGCAGCCGAGGCGAGGCTGACGTCGGCGAACTTCGATGTCGGTGTGGCCCGTGCCGCGTTTCTGCCCAACCTCTCACTGGACCTGCTGGGCGGTATCGATACGATCGCCGGCGGACAGATCTGGAGCGCTATCGGCACCCTAAGTCAGCCGCTGTTCGCCGGTGGCCAGCTCAAGGGCCAGCTGCATTTCGACGAGGCTCATGTGCAGGAGCTGACCGCCAATTACCGTGAGTCGATCATCGAGGCGCTGCAAGACGTCCAAACCCAGGTCAGCGCCGCCCGTGAGCTGGACAAGAGTTACGCCTTGAACCAATCGGCCGTCGATTCGGCCCGCGAAGCCGCGCGGCTGGCACAGGTTCGCTACCGGCTGGGCTCTACCGATTTCCAGACCTTACTGATCGTTGAGCGCACCCAGTACCAGGCCGAAGACACGCTGTTGCAGGTGCGCCTGCAACACCTTCAGGCCGCTGTCGGTTTGTTTCGCGCCTTAGGCGGGGATTTTTCCGCCGCCACCATCGCTTCCAATTCTCCTTCCCAGGTGGCTCACCCATGA
- a CDS encoding iron ABC transporter substrate-binding protein: MTTRIPSFLKKALLATALVSAGHVYAATEADGIVVYNAQHESLTKSWVEGFTKETGIKVTVRNGDDTEMGNQIVQEGAASPADVFLTENSPAMVLVENAGLFAPVAPTTLEQIGSPYRPAHGKWVGIAARSTVFVYNPAKLTEADLPKSLMDLASPSWKGRWAASPSGADFQAIVAAVLELKGEAATLDWLKAMKVNSTAYRGNSAVLKAVNAGQIDSGVIYHYYRFVDQAKTGENSKDTSLHYFKHKDPGAFVSISGGGVLASSKHKEQAQAFLKWITGKDGQAILKNGNSFEYAVGQNAESNPKLTPLSQLDAPAVDASKLDSKKAVELMTQAGLL, from the coding sequence ATGACTACCCGTATTCCTTCTTTTCTGAAAAAAGCACTGCTGGCGACTGCATTGGTCAGCGCTGGGCACGTCTACGCCGCCACCGAGGCTGACGGCATCGTGGTCTACAACGCGCAGCACGAAAGCCTGACCAAATCCTGGGTCGAGGGTTTCACCAAGGAAACCGGGATCAAAGTCACCGTGCGCAACGGCGACGACACCGAAATGGGTAACCAGATCGTCCAGGAAGGCGCTGCCTCCCCGGCAGACGTATTCCTGACCGAGAACTCCCCGGCCATGGTCCTTGTAGAGAACGCAGGGCTGTTCGCCCCGGTTGCGCCAACCACCCTGGAACAAATTGGCTCACCTTATCGTCCGGCCCACGGTAAATGGGTTGGCATCGCCGCGCGCTCCACGGTGTTTGTCTACAACCCAGCCAAGCTGACTGAAGCAGATCTGCCAAAATCGCTGATGGACCTCGCCTCGCCGAGCTGGAAAGGCCGCTGGGCCGCGTCGCCAAGTGGCGCCGACTTCCAGGCGATCGTCGCTGCCGTGCTTGAACTCAAGGGTGAAGCCGCAACGCTGGACTGGCTGAAAGCGATGAAAGTCAACTCCACGGCTTACCGTGGCAACAGCGCGGTGCTGAAAGCCGTGAATGCCGGGCAAATCGACAGCGGCGTGATCTACCACTACTACCGCTTCGTCGATCAGGCCAAGACCGGCGAAAACAGCAAAGACACCAGCCTGCACTACTTCAAGCACAAAGACCCGGGTGCGTTTGTCAGCATCTCCGGTGGCGGTGTTCTGGCTTCCAGCAAACACAAGGAACAAGCCCAGGCTTTCCTGAAGTGGATTACCGGCAAGGACGGCCAGGCGATTCTGAAAAACGGCAACTCGTTTGAATACGCTGTGGGCCAGAACGCTGAATCGAACCCGAAACTGACGCCGCTTTCGCAACTTGACGCACCGGCCGTCGATGCCTCCAAGCTCGACAGCAAAAAAGCGGTGGAACTCATGACCCAGGCCGGACTGCTCTAA
- a CDS encoding histidine phosphatase family protein, which produces MPSRRGSPSRLTKIISVSALLTVAVLVTGFMWWHRSPTDLGSASSKVQAELIKHWQAGDVVVLVRHAERCDRSSNPCLGPADGITQLGSQASAAVGQGFVSLGMAQTDVFVSPVTRTEQSAHAMFGKAAVTQEWLASCGSTLRNDVVAHKVPHRNSVLVTHSGCIGDFEKQTGFKHAAASEYSSSLFVSIDANGQLQVLGILNDGDWHSLLREKNAEVTNAQ; this is translated from the coding sequence ATGCCGTCCCGTCGAGGATCGCCATCGCGACTCACCAAAATCATCAGTGTGTCAGCCTTATTGACGGTGGCCGTCCTGGTGACGGGCTTCATGTGGTGGCATCGATCCCCGACAGATCTTGGCAGTGCAAGCTCCAAGGTCCAGGCCGAACTGATCAAGCATTGGCAGGCCGGTGACGTGGTGGTGCTGGTTCGCCACGCCGAACGTTGCGACCGTTCCAGTAACCCGTGCCTGGGTCCGGCCGACGGCATTACCCAACTCGGCAGCCAGGCTTCCGCGGCGGTAGGCCAAGGCTTTGTGAGCCTGGGCATGGCACAGACTGATGTCTTCGTCAGCCCGGTGACCCGCACCGAGCAATCGGCACACGCCATGTTTGGTAAAGCAGCGGTAACTCAGGAATGGCTGGCCAGTTGTGGCAGTACCCTGCGTAACGATGTCGTCGCGCATAAGGTTCCCCATCGCAATTCGGTACTGGTCACACACAGCGGCTGCATCGGTGATTTTGAAAAGCAGACCGGTTTCAAGCACGCTGCCGCCAGCGAATACAGCAGCTCCTTGTTTGTCAGCATTGACGCTAACGGACAACTTCAGGTGCTGGGTATACTGAATGACGGTGATTGGCATTCGCTGTTGCGCGAAAAAAACGCTGAAGTAACGAACGCGCAGTGA
- the arnT gene encoding lipid IV(A) 4-amino-4-deoxy-L-arabinosyltransferase, protein MTSHNNLLQHPAAHASRRPTPEPTAAERWIVPGLLLAFVVFYLVPLVTHGLWIPDETRYGQISQEMLLSGNWVSPHFMGIRYFEKPIAGYWMIAIGQAVFGDNLFGVRIASALSTGLSVWLTYLIARRLWNDPRKSGACALLYMSFGLIAGQAGYANLDPQFTLWVNLSLVALWFAIDSSSSKERIGAWAVLGAACGMGFMTKGFLAWLLPVLIALPYMLWQRRLGELLRYGPIAVVVAAVVCLPWVLAIHYREPDFWRFFFWHEHIRRFAAEDAQHTRPWWFYLPMLVVSSLPWAALLPSTFIQAWKNKRQPAIGFLLLWMLLPLAFFSLSKGKLPTYIMPCLLPLALLMGHTVVGLIEQAKGRALRINGVLNVVLASAALIGLVYVQATREIFENTEMFSLSLGYIVLAGWIIANAVQVSRPLTLWAAPALGIFLLVALLPAAMPGKIVNSKMPDQFIAEHLDALGQTSSLLSNDLGAASALSWRLKRPQVDLFNTIGELKYGLDDPAMASRKVTMDNVGQWMTEARKKGSVGVVMRVNSVQEVQEVALLPVDGKRYQRGNLEILIFPQTQP, encoded by the coding sequence ATGACGTCCCATAACAATCTGTTGCAACATCCTGCGGCGCATGCGTCCCGCCGCCCTACGCCAGAACCCACAGCCGCCGAACGCTGGATCGTTCCCGGCTTGCTACTGGCCTTCGTGGTGTTCTATTTAGTGCCACTGGTCACCCACGGTTTGTGGATCCCCGACGAAACCCGCTACGGCCAGATCAGCCAGGAGATGCTCCTGAGCGGCAATTGGGTGTCCCCGCACTTCATGGGCATCCGCTATTTCGAAAAACCCATCGCCGGCTACTGGATGATCGCCATCGGCCAGGCCGTGTTCGGCGATAACCTGTTTGGTGTACGAATCGCCTCGGCGTTGAGCACCGGGCTGAGCGTCTGGCTGACTTACCTGATTGCCCGTCGCCTTTGGAACGACCCGCGTAAAAGTGGCGCCTGTGCGTTGCTCTACATGAGTTTTGGGTTGATCGCCGGGCAAGCCGGTTATGCGAATCTCGATCCGCAGTTCACGCTCTGGGTCAATCTGAGCCTGGTTGCGTTGTGGTTTGCCATCGATAGCTCATCGTCCAAAGAACGAATTGGTGCGTGGGCCGTATTGGGCGCCGCGTGTGGCATGGGCTTCATGACCAAGGGATTCCTCGCCTGGCTGTTGCCGGTGTTGATCGCCCTGCCCTACATGCTGTGGCAGCGACGTTTGGGCGAATTGTTGCGCTACGGGCCGATAGCGGTCGTCGTGGCGGCCGTGGTCTGCTTGCCGTGGGTGCTTGCCATTCACTATCGGGAACCGGACTTCTGGCGGTTTTTCTTCTGGCACGAACACATTCGCCGGTTCGCCGCCGAAGATGCACAACACACCCGTCCGTGGTGGTTCTATCTGCCAATGCTGGTGGTATCGAGCCTGCCGTGGGCCGCGTTGCTGCCATCGACCTTTATCCAGGCCTGGAAGAACAAGCGCCAACCGGCGATTGGCTTTCTGCTGCTGTGGATGCTGTTGCCGCTGGCGTTTTTCAGCCTGAGCAAGGGCAAGTTGCCGACCTACATCATGCCGTGCCTGCTGCCGCTGGCGTTGCTGATGGGGCATACCGTGGTGGGTCTGATTGAACAGGCGAAAGGCCGGGCCCTGCGTATTAACGGTGTACTCAATGTGGTGCTGGCCAGCGCTGCGCTGATCGGCTTGGTTTACGTACAAGCGACCCGGGAAATTTTCGAAAACACGGAGATGTTCAGCCTGTCCCTTGGCTACATCGTGCTGGCCGGCTGGATCATCGCCAACGCAGTGCAAGTCTCGCGGCCATTGACGCTCTGGGCGGCGCCGGCGCTGGGGATCTTTCTGCTGGTGGCGCTGCTGCCGGCCGCGATGCCCGGCAAGATCGTCAACAGCAAGATGCCTGACCAGTTTATCGCCGAACACCTGGATGCCTTGGGTCAAACGAGCTCATTACTCAGTAACGACCTGGGCGCGGCGTCGGCGTTGTCCTGGCGGTTGAAGCGTCCGCAAGTCGATCTGTTCAACACTATCGGTGAGCTGAAATATGGTCTCGACGACCCAGCCATGGCTTCGCGCAAAGTCACCATGGATAACGTCGGCCAATGGATGACCGAAGCGCGCAAGAAAGGCTCGGTCGGGGTGGTGATGCGGGTCAACAGTGTTCAGGAAGTTCAGGAAGTCGCCTTGTTGCCCGTGGACGGCAAACGCTACCAGCGCGGCAACCTGGAAATTCTGATCTTCCCGCAAACCCAGCCCTGA
- a CDS encoding response regulator transcription factor, giving the protein MRILVVEDDAQTAAYLLRGLTESGHVVDIASDGNSGLDMALEAIHDALIVDRRLPGLNGIELIKALRSRGQRVPILMLSAQASTAQKVEGLQAGCDDYLAKPYAFAEVLARLDALMRGRDQSNGPVRQLEVGELRLDCATRTAVRQGRVIALQHREALLLEKLMRHSGQVVTRDMLLDSAWDYAFDPNDNVIDKHIHRLRRKLDEGFDDSLIKTVPGVGYSFQVNTPQD; this is encoded by the coding sequence TTGCGCATTCTTGTGGTTGAAGACGATGCCCAGACCGCCGCGTACCTGCTGCGCGGGTTGACGGAAAGTGGCCATGTCGTCGATATCGCCAGCGACGGCAACAGTGGCCTGGACATGGCCCTGGAAGCGATTCACGACGCGTTGATTGTCGATCGACGCTTACCCGGGCTCAACGGCATCGAGTTGATCAAGGCCTTGCGAAGTCGTGGCCAGCGGGTGCCGATCCTGATGCTCAGCGCCCAGGCGTCCACCGCGCAAAAGGTCGAAGGCCTGCAAGCCGGTTGTGACGATTACCTGGCCAAACCTTATGCATTCGCCGAAGTGCTGGCGCGTCTGGATGCCTTGATGCGCGGCCGCGATCAATCGAACGGGCCGGTACGTCAGCTAGAGGTCGGAGAGTTGCGACTCGACTGCGCCACGCGTACCGCCGTGCGCCAGGGACGGGTTATTGCCTTGCAGCATCGCGAAGCCCTGTTGCTGGAAAAACTCATGCGCCACAGCGGCCAGGTGGTGACCCGCGACATGCTGCTCGACAGCGCCTGGGACTACGCTTTCGACCCCAACGACAACGTGATCGACAAACACATCCATCGCCTGCGGCGAAAACTCGATGAAGGTTTTGATGACTCGCTGATCAAGACTGTGCCCGGCGTCGGCTACAGCTTTCAGGTCAACACGCCGCAAGATTAA